CTACAAATAGTCCTCGCCCTCGTATtaggtctatatatttatttactgaGATACCTATCGTCTCTTTCCTAAAAAGGGTCTTTTTACATGTTCCCTTTTCATGTCtgatataaataattttcaactttttgacattttttttatcttttaccCCGGGCCCTCCATCCGAAACATGGATCAACGCTTCCACCCCCAATCGAAATACAAACTTAATAATCAagatataaacataattattatgtttttactTCGATTGGGGGTGGAAGCGTTGATCCAGCTTAGTGATGGGTGGATCCAACATTATCCAAGGGGTGCATGGGTGGGGTGATGGAAATTaacaaatttcacattttcccgatcggcTTATCGACACAGCTCGAAGCTCGTTTGAGAGGTTAGtcctaatatatttttattttaatttcttttaaaaatgtttttattgaaatacatcCTTAAagatcacaatatttacaaaggaTTTATATGATTGaaaacatgggcggaaatcacaggggggacagggggacgcgtcccccctaccattttggaaagggggtacataatatcaaatgtcccccctactatttgtggtcttttattatggaaaaaaatacataattcaaaatcgaaattaaaCACATGTATCCTCGAATTTCGAAATATATGTAAACAGATAGTTTTTGTTAAGAACTTGGATAGGAAAACAAAAGGCATACCGGCCCGCATCTATATAGCCCTATATGCCAGCCAAAGagtgatgacattgatgacatCGATGGCCATTGTCAAATTCATAACTAATGAAAATgacgaaaaaagaaaatcgcCTCTGAATGCTTATAAGTAAATTTAGTGCATAGATGGTAGACGAGAATGTTCCATAACCCGTAAAAACATACCTTTGTTCAACCAATTCATTTTACCTTTAATCCAAAATTACTTGgaatataagaatattttcattgttcacgtactcagtaaaaaaaaaatagttttcatGAGTTATGATTAATCCTTCGCAGTAAATTTTAACTATGTTTAATCccccaaaatttgtttttaaatactctATTTACGAGacttttatattcaatttttacacaaaattcctgCCACGGGAGGGTCATCATAGGTAGATCAAGGGGGCGAAGCGGCAGTCCgccccctattggcggcgcaaaataggaaggtgaggagaaaaataagaaagataggacgaggaagaaaattaaatgatggaaggggaggggaataagtggaagaaaagaaaactttcaggtcatagtataaaaataaagaattcgctcgcgctttgcattaatacacagccatctctttatttcaaaacgtgtttatttttttcttcactttttagatcgaaatatataaaatcaaatcatttatttaggaagaaatccatctttttcataatttgtaggttaaaatcttaaaaaaaaatttgctcgcgctttgcgctcgcattgcttattGAGATAAactgcttgttctttatttcaaaagtgcttgaaagatccagttttcatatctgaatgtaaaaaaatcattttgcgcTTCACGCTTGCATCAGTAATATGGTTAAGTCAGATACTATCCTGTTTATTGCTATAAGGTAAAAAAAAGATGACATTTTTGgtcggaaaataaaaaaaaatcaggatacGCTTCGCACTCACATTAATTAAAATTTGGTTAGATAGCTACCCTGTCATTGATTTTAAGATATTATgctaataatacaaatttttagGCCGGAAATTACATATCTTCAGCACACACTTCGGGCTCGAATCTAATATTGTTTAGTAAAAAtcctatcatgttcatgattgaaaaagtgttacgattgcccagtttttaggttggagaatacaaactttcagctcgcacttcgcgcccgcattaattgtttagattcatatcctgttcataattttttttaaagtactaaGAATGTCCAATATTTagtttggaaaatcaaaaactttcacctCTTacttcgcattaattgtttagattcctatcctgttcataatttttttttagtactaAGAATGTCTagtatttaggttggaaaatccaaaaactttcagctcgcgcttcgcgctcgaattaattgattagattcctatcctgttcatattctttttaaggtgctatgaatgtccagttttttggttggaaaataaaaaactttcacctcgcgctcgcatcttatTTAGttaaattcctatcctgttcatgatttgaaaaagtgttacgaatgtccagtttttgggttggaaaatcaaaaacctTCAGCTATTAGCGCTTCGCGCATGCATTATTTTATGAGATTCCTATCTTGTTCGTGATTTTTATAAAACTGTTAAGAATGTCCagattttaggttggaaaatcaaaagatttcagctcgcgttgaattcctatcctgttcatgatttgaaaaagtgtaacgaatgtctagtttttaggttggaaaaccaaaaactttcagctcgcgcttcgcgctcgcattaatggtttagGTAGGTTCGAATTTCgttcatgatcacaaaaaatgttcagagtgttcaatttccaggtcacaatttatgaaatatcaacatatttgggctcgcgcttcgcgctcgcattatttaatgaGGCCTTTCATCTTTAGTTAGGAATACCTACCCTCTTCTAAAAATggctataaatatatatatatacatatactttggttatatatatatacatatgtatgtgtgtgtgtttgagtaaGTAATTCTGTAGAACATAAACacggaaaactcaattgtgtcccccctaccttcaaggagagatttccgcccatgattgaaaacacaaaatcatggaaaataaaaagaataaaaagtaaaaatcatAAAACAGTAATCAATAATTAATAatcattaatcaattaaaagtAATTAatcatgattgattgattcaatgTTGAGGTATTTTCTAAACCCGAGTTTGTACGGATAAAAATCTTACAAGACAGGACGCAAAATTTAAAGGCTATGTTCGaggtcctgtttttttttttgagaaaaatatcTTACAGAATCAGAAAAAAAGTAGACTGAGTAATGGAGTGGAAAGAGGGGAAGGATGTGCATGGATGGTGGATGGATGGTTTTatgatttttactttttattctttttattttccatgatAGGTGGTAGCGTGATTGctctatatactttttttttctttttttttgcttgtcaaatttttttcgggtacaaaatatccttaatttgtggttgaaattGGTTTTTTTTgcgtgtcaaaattttcctccgaaaaatccccccccccttttttggaaaatcctggatccgcccgtATCTATACTTTTGAAAACTTGACTCTATTACTTTAAAAGTCGTTAATCAAACATTGAAGGGCAAAAATTTAtctgtatttatttttgcacagcttctccttacccccccccccagccataCCCCGTAACCTACAATCCAGTTTACAATTGAATGTTGCTCTTTTGTTCGTGGTTTGCCATGATAAGAGCATGCAGTAGACCTATATATAGACCTATAAATCAATGGTGTAATGTGGCAAAAATTTtcagggggctcgatatggggcatcatataaaattaataaaaagttgcgagtgtgcgaagcgagtgagcaaaatttcaacatctattgattacaaaaatccaagttggtgatagattttgacataatattcagaaaataatatcatattccCCCCTCatcactttccttttctttccttttctgtttattttcttggtcgtgaaaaattaaGCTCCCATCTGCCACGCTAGTGCTATTAGAAATGAATCTGTTCTAgcaaaatagagagaaaatagTCTTTAAACTGACTAAAATAATTGTTGCAACCATAAAAATGAGCTATTATGGATAAATCTTTCAcatcgggacctatattaagctactttttgccagaagcgccatatatactcggccccctcgagcatatagagcttcgccctgatgcttaCAATggtaacaaaaatcctgttcaccgtggcgtacaaaaaaaaagagaaaaaaggaaagagaggagggtgaaatatgatatcatctttttaacattatgtcaaaatctatcacaaagttggatttttgcaataaaaatgtcaaacatttttgctcactcgcttttatatatgtatatatatatttgcccgatacgccatatcgccccctcaaaatgtttgccttatgacgccattgcctgttccatgatatgaccgggaattgtttggctcttgcccccccccccccccccctggccaccgacccctgttacgccgctgaggACCCCTCGTCCCTATATACAAACTatgttttgttttccttttgctGCACTGGCTGATTTAGACCTTTTTTTTCACAAGACTATATCTATATTTGTAAACACAGTATTTTACAGTAGGCATATTGAGTCTATAGTATATGGTCTATTCTAAATTTACCCCAAAGATACGTTATGGTATTCAAAATGGTGTAGcgttaaaaagaaaatgaattcaataataTGCAAAAcgcataggcccgtattctgaagtcgggtttaacttaaactcaggtttaaagttgtggtttaagtatggacagccaattgttacataatcactaacagtagagatatcatacgtcagctcattcggctctcaaatcatttataattgtgtaggaagtataaatagatgattgtcttcaccatcaatgaatcaggaaagagcacagtaaacataagaaacatacaacttaataaaaatgttgatacttttggcttcccatatttaaaccacaactttaaacctgagtttaaattaaacccgacttcagaatacgggccatagtggCGACAGTTGAGAAACAAAGTCTTGTACTCTGTACGCGCTACCATACACAGCGTGCAAAAATATAGTCGATAAATTCGGTTCATTAGCATATACATGCACTGTTTCGGCGTCAGCACGCTAACCCTATGTGCATTTGGCGCCATTAGCATTGTGTTGTACGCTTGGCCAATACTCACGTGTGGTAGCTGCCGTTCATCTGCATACTACACCCCCGCAACCTTGGCATTATTTCTGAATTTTTAAGACTGTTCGCAAAGGAAACTTTACTTTATCATTCTGAACTGTTTACTGCAGATATTTGTAGTGCTAGTACGAGGAATTTTTTATAACATCATCATGGGAAAGAATAAGAAGGACCCAAATAGGCCCCGTGGACGCATGTCTGCCTACGCGTACTTTGTACAGGATCGCCGTAGCAAAGCTGAAGGGCAAGTGAATTTCACCGCCTTTTCAAAGGATTGTGCCGATAAATGGAGGGGTATGACAGATGGCGATAAACGTCCATTCAACGATAAATCAGCTACTGATAAGATCCGTTATGATCGGGAGATGTCGAGTTACATCCCTCCTATGAAAGAAAAGAATTCGAAAGGTGGACGACGCCGAGCCAAAAAAGATCCAGATGCACCGAAGAGGAATCTGTCAGCTTTCTTCCTTTTCAGCCGAGACGAGCGGGGTGCTATCAAGAATGAACACAAAGATTGGTCAGTTGGAAAGATTGCACAAGCGCTTGCTAAGATCTGGAAGACGGTTTCCCTAGAAACCAAGGAGAAGTATGATGCTGAAGCTGCACGAGACAAGGAGCGCTACTTGAAAGAGATGGCAATCTTCAAGGAAACAAAGCCAAAAGCACCAAGAAAGCCGCAGAGGAAGGAATCAACCAGCTCAAGTTCCTCAGATGACTCAAGTTCAGATGACTCAAGCTCTGATTCCGACAGTGATGAAGAGTAAAAAGTGCACCAAACTATTAATTTTGGGGGTCTAGAAGAACTTAAGACTTGTTTAGACTGCCAAGACGTACCCGGCCTCAGCCTGTATGATGACCATCAAACATTATTGACCTTGTTAAAAGTATTGATTAAGCTGTTATTTTTTAGATCTCCTGTTCAACATTTTGTCACGTTTTAGTTGCTGCTTTAATCAGTAGTATCAACGAGATGTAGATCTAGTGACAGTGTGAAATGATGGACAaatgatgtaataataatatgatattgatagtCTACTGTTGCATTTCTGACTTCATAATGTATTCTATGTTCGAGGTCAAACTCTTTTTTTACTGATTGGAAGAATGAAGACATAATCTGGCCCACGAGGTCTATACTAGAAATTATGATGTTCCGGTCTTTGGCCTTTTGTTTTCTATCAGGACAAACCTAAAGTcattcaatatttcatgaaagagGGTACATAAAAAAAGTCAATTGCAAATGCCTGTTACTGTTGGTCCAGTGCCCTGTTAATATCTGGTAAAATTGTGAAGTGTAGAATgtaatattgaaatttaagtGTTCCTGGCTTGACTATCAATCCTTGTACATTTTTCAGAAGTTTACCATAATACTATTGTAAAGTGTAATGACCTACAAAAATCTTGGATACCAATTGAAATATGTGAAGTGAAGCAGGATACATTTATTCCCACTCCCTAAAAGAAATGACCACTTTTTTGCTTATATTAATGTATCTGACTATGAGGAACACTGGCACAAGTCCCCTTGTTTTGTAAGTAACAATGACAATAAATTGTGTACAGTTTTGTAAATAGTAGTATTGTGTGAATTATACTTAGTGTAAAGTGACAGAATCCTGCATAATGTTCTTACTGGCAAATTAAGCTGAGATTTTTAGTCAAATTTTGTATTAATGCTAttgtatgatgtacatgtactttactcTTGTGAAATAACATTTACCACTATAGTTAGGAAATAGAGAAAGTATAATTgcaactttttattatttttaaagcaGTCCTCAAATCATTTTATCCTCAATCAAAGTACATTATCTTCATTTCAAGCTCAAAAGGTTTAGTGTTATTTTTATCAGAAATGCTGTCAGATTGTGACTACGGGTAATATACACTATTGTTTAGTCTGGAATgtgatttttcaaatttcataaggAATGTGCATCTTAGTATAAAATTTCCTTTTGATCCTAGCTTCTACATACCATGACAAAACCATCTGCATGATTATTTACtgttttctgtttgttttgaaGTTAGCATCAACTGCAGTGTAAATTAGGTCTTCCACATTTTGACCAAGTATCAGTCAGTCATAAATTCTAATACAGCCATGTTTAATGGCCCAATGTATGGCATGTTTTGTTTGTTATCAGCATATGATGCATCATGATAAGTTTAAACATGACagctccatgtacatgtatgttttatgtGTATACAACTAATGTTATATGATCCATAGTTGGAACTATGTGCCTAAGTCACTTAcatatttgtttgaattaatGAAGCTTGAATGAACTGATCTGCAGAGGTGTATATTTTGCTGGAAATTGATGTGATTTTTATGGTGTTCTTCACTTTGAATTGTTATGCCAGAAATTGTCTGTTTTCAACTTGATGGTAATTATCAGAAATATAggatctttgaaaaaaaatatgtgtgttCATTCCAGTTTGAGAATTACTgtttggaaaagaaaaaaaaaatgttctgaaAGGGTGCTTTAAAGCAAAGAAATTATATTAATCCCTGCTCAAGTTTATGCACAGGTAAGGAGTATTTTTCAGTGGTTGGAGATCAATGTACACATGATTTCACTAAGCATGCCACTGCTGATGCTAATTCTCAAGGCATCCtttccatgtattttatttttgtgacgTTTCAGTCTTCAGCGTCCATCACAGTCTGTCATTGtatgttatattttttctgcgtcataaataaagaatgtttttaATTCAGAGAACAATATTATGAATTTAAGTAAATCCTTTTCTTTGATGTAGTTCTAAAACAAGTGGTTCTTTTGGTCAGTGAGTGAGCTTATAATGCACATCATATCGTGACATCATTTCGGGTATGTTAAAGCTATAATTGTTCAGTGCTCCATTGGAGTATTGTGACAACCATTTTCGAGTGAAGTTAGAATTAATGCACGCTGTATAGTGAATTTGTACTTTCACCcatgttcaaatttttttcagtaacAACGGAATATTAATCTGAAGCACTGGCctgaatgaatgaatagttTCGGTCAACTCGTATAGGCGGGCTTGCTTCAAGTTTGACTCCTGATAGCACCATAGGTGTCTACCACATTGAATTTGTCATGGGTGAATGAAAAATTAGCTATGAAGGGGTACTCCAGACTGAAAGTAATGTAACACATTAGTAAAATCAGACAaccaaaacactgaaaattcgaAATAAGAATCAGACAGGAATAAATAATGAACTTATGACACTTgtgtttttatatgaaattttatttgttcaaatttggtccaagaatgaaaaaaaaatattgaactgacaactgatttaatggtTAGGTAATCATTTCTGCAACTTATTAGTGGTGACATGACTTCGTCCCACCTGTTGCATGGCGCAGCGGTCACTACGTGCATATGAAGGGATGCTGTAGGCTGAAGATAtgcatatctcaataaataaagtaaaaatcaccgagcaaaatgctgaaaatttgatcaaaatgggATAACAATAactaagttattgaatttaaaagatttgcattattcctgtAAAACTGttataggcatgtcttcatgagtatgtattaggtgagctgatgatgtcctATCCCCACtctttagtattttattgtatgtaattaggtttattcaaacaatttctaccaagaactaaaacaattggattgacgactgattaagtgcattcgtgatttattgctgcaacttatgtcataatggagacacatttacacattttatgaaaaaaatgaaacaattatgatttcatgtaataacataagaaaaaagaaagtggggatgtgacatcatcagcccacctaatgaaatttcatgacgacgtgcatataactttttttttcacaaaatattcattatttgttattcgaCTTAGATgacattttcggcattttgctctatttagatatagatatcttcagcccggagcatccctttaactttCAAACTTTATTATCAGattcttattaatttttttagcgttttgctcggtgaattttactctatttatttagatacaattattttcagcccggagtaccccttttaAACACTGCACTAAGTAGAAGACATTTTCATTAATTCTAATATTTAGGTAATGGGTCATGATTACGACGATTGTTGCTGTATCATCCGTTTTCTTTGAAGGGTGACAAACAAAAGAATTATGTGAGTTGGGGTGAAGTGAAGGAAGAAGGGAAATAGAGAGAATATACATATAGCTGATGCTAAAAAATTAATGAACCCCactagaaaatattaaaaagtgtTCAAATTCTGCTATATTTtagtaaaatattttattcaatagagtttgtttctctgggctcgccgaacattgtagtgttgttgcaGCAGTGGGCATGAAgtagtgcattttgtggtggggttcactactTCCTCCGAGCACAACTGTGTGGATGTGCTAAAAAAAGGTGGTGTTGGTTGCCCAAGAAACGTGTGTGTGTTTGGTGGGAGGGCAGGATCATTCTCAAATACTATTTGAAAAATGGGTTGTGCGTGTGGGATTAGACCCAATTTCACAATAATTTAGGGGTAAAGGAAGAGGTTGCCTttcgcctccccccccccacaacaaaAATAGCTTATAACTTTTAGGGGTTATTAtcaaaatttaccaaaattgTGCACCAAATCCTTCACTTTCATTATTGAAATTGCACAAGTGTCATCATGATAAACTGTCACTTTGCTCCCTTGTTCGTCGAAAAATATATCACGTCTCCCCATATCCTTATAGTcggctgtgcaaacccttcactagAGTTATGCGGTCTGAATGCgcagcctacatgtacaatgactTCTGCGCTGAAAGGGGAGGTTCAACCTGACAAAAAGGTTTATCGTGAAAACAGCAGAAAATAAAAGACATTgccaaaggtttgaggaaaatccatcaaagaattaaaaaaaagttattagaattttaattatttgttttgtgaCGTCGCATGCAAGCAACTTTTCCTGTggtaaaaaaacaatgaaatgtcattttctcagaatttaattgatttttactgtattttcaatatatcaatagacaaGTCATTTCACAcctacaaagaaaacaaaaggtcATCAAAAACCATTAAAGATttaaaattcatgcattttatattacataacatatggggcaccTGCTCGTTTATGATTTCGCAAAATAATCCAAAACTTTAAGTTCCAATAACTtccttaatctttaatggattttcctcaaatcttcaccaatatcttttaatttttttaaagctaattttacaacaaacttttcttcatggtgaacttccccttgaaGGCCCTCTTGCTCATGATATAGACCAGTTCGGAGTTACCTCATtggcaattttggtcaaatgagcccccccccctaaaaaaaatagtcCCATGGACCCAtgccaggggcgtcgatccatttttcagatgggggggggggggtcagtcataaatcaacattacaaaggcgctcgatcgcacaaaacaaactcacacacacacatatatatatatatatatatatatatatatatatataaaatattaaacattctgagcaatgtttgtgatcctgaacaagattgtatgcaactaaataattactgcgagcgcgaagcgcgtgcatgatttttttttcaatatacgtTCTGGACTGTTTGAAGTTACTCATGaagacaaaacataattcaacaattaaataatgcgaagcgcgagcagaaagttTTTgttattccaacctaaaaactggaaattctaatcacttgtaatcatgaacaagataattattgatgcgagcacgaagcgcgagcgggaaaaaatgacagacctaaaaatgggacactatTAGTGTTTtggaaatcatgaaaaggatgggtaactGGGTATCTTCCTACGTAAATAATGCGACCTGGattctgggcattctaaatacatttcttttattatgaaaatcaataatgcgagcgcgaagcgcgagctaaaaaaaaagtattccgATCTGAAGAAGGGTCAATTTATGCACTATtttaagcactgtgtaggaaaaatgtgaagtggatatggatcacaatGAATAAatggtgcgagcgcgagctgacatATTATTAGTGTTTTTCTGATTTAGGGCCGGGATATTTTAAAGACATAATGTCAtcatatataaaaatgatgactaAACTTTGGGGGTTCCCTCACATCAAGGGCTATGCAAACAGGATACACGTGTACATAGTGTTATCGCCTATCAGATTTTTAAAGAGGATTTAAGAGGTTTAAGATTCAGTTGTAAAAACGCTGTGCATGAATACAAGTCATTTCAGAGGAAAATAAATAAGGGTctcgtataaaaaaaaaccgaaaCATTGGAAGAAACAAATACTGTTTTATCAAATTGACCAAATGAGGATTAAAAATCGATATTTGTTCATTGAAAACTCATTTTACTTACTGGTTAGAAGTGATGGACAAAGATGCCAGgttataaccccccccccccccaaaaaaaaagagtcaggCTACCAGACATGACGTAGGCCTAaagggcaaaatttataaaaagctgcgagcaagcaaaaagctttgacctttttaatacaaaaatataatattgcGATTGAATAGATTTTTACATGACATTAatcgtttcttttccttttctttctttatttctgctcCTTAATTCCTTgtcggtatttttt
This genomic interval from Lytechinus pictus isolate F3 Inbred chromosome 3, Lp3.0, whole genome shotgun sequence contains the following:
- the LOC129257282 gene encoding high mobility group protein 1 homolog, whose product is MGKNKKDPNRPRGRMSAYAYFVQDRRSKAEGQVNFTAFSKDCADKWRGMTDGDKRPFNDKSATDKIRYDREMSSYIPPMKEKNSKGGRRRAKKDPDAPKRNLSAFFLFSRDERGAIKNEHKDWSVGKIAQALAKIWKTVSLETKEKYDAEAARDKERYLKEMAIFKETKPKAPRKPQRKESTSSSSSDDSSSDDSSSDSDSDEE